The Staphylococcus carnosus genome has a segment encoding these proteins:
- a CDS encoding aromatic acid exporter family protein: MKRLNPYKIGFRTIKTAVGMALGIIIAKLIGLDNFSSSAILVVLCIKHTKVHSLQAIISRFVSCILILILGSIIFSLLGQNAIVLGLIVLLFIPLTVMIGVQEGIVTSCVILLHVFNAKVIDFHLFVNEVLLLIVGLGIAFLMNMIMPSMDNKLEEYKHKIEKQFTEIFYTFSKSCFDVNYSLEVPLKEVSTEIQKAKSFAFRDVKNHYVRNENSYYHYFDMREEQLEIIERIQQILKSMQSEDVILHRLGKLFAEIAKNVNSNDYTAMRLYSLYDLHIELYEQPLPESKETLINRANEIQIVNELERYLQVKSQFGSLKLYHEV, translated from the coding sequence ATGAAACGTTTGAATCCCTATAAAATAGGATTTAGAACGATTAAAACTGCTGTAGGAATGGCACTGGGAATAATTATTGCCAAATTAATTGGTTTAGATAATTTTTCTTCAAGTGCCATTTTAGTTGTTTTATGTATTAAACACACAAAAGTACATTCCCTACAAGCAATTATTTCACGTTTTGTATCCTGTATTCTCATACTTATATTAGGCTCTATTATTTTCAGTTTACTTGGTCAAAATGCAATTGTATTAGGTCTTATTGTATTACTTTTTATTCCACTCACAGTTATGATAGGAGTACAAGAAGGGATAGTTACAAGTTGCGTTATTCTCTTACATGTATTTAATGCAAAGGTAATTGATTTCCATTTATTTGTAAATGAAGTTTTATTACTTATAGTTGGACTCGGAATAGCATTTTTAATGAATATGATAATGCCAAGTATGGATAATAAATTAGAAGAGTATAAACATAAAATAGAAAAGCAGTTTACTGAAATTTTCTATACATTCAGTAAATCCTGTTTTGATGTAAATTATAGTTTAGAAGTCCCTTTGAAAGAAGTATCTACTGAGATTCAAAAGGCGAAATCTTTTGCTTTCCGTGATGTAAAAAACCATTATGTTCGAAATGAAAATTCTTATTATCACTATTTCGATATGCGTGAAGAACAGTTAGAAATAATAGAACGCATTCAGCAAATATTAAAATCAATGCAATCAGAAGATGTGATTTTACATCGCTTAGGTAAATTATTTGCAGAAATAGCGAAGAATGTTAATAGCAATGACTATACAGCAATGAGGTTATATTCTTTATATGATTTGCATATTGAATTATACGAGCAACCATTACCTGAAAGTAAGGAAACTCTAATAAATCGTGCTAATGAGATACAAATTGTTAACGAATTAGAAAGATATTTACAAGTTAAATCTCAATTCGGATCGTTAAAATTGTATCATGAAGTGTAG
- the brxB gene encoding bacilliredoxin BrxB, with translation MDLNFDLYMNDVVKQARNEIENAGYEQLTTPEEVDSVFKQDGTTLVMINSVCGCAGGIARPAAEHALHYDKMPDRLVSVFAGQDKEATQQARDYFGGYAPSSPSFALMKDGKITEMIERHQIEGHDIMDVITQIQNLFEKYCEER, from the coding sequence ATGGATTTAAACTTCGATTTATATATGAATGATGTTGTAAAGCAAGCACGAAATGAAATTGAAAACGCTGGCTATGAGCAACTAACAACTCCAGAAGAAGTAGATTCAGTATTTAAACAAGACGGAACTACTTTAGTTATGATTAACTCAGTATGTGGATGTGCAGGTGGGATTGCAAGACCTGCAGCAGAACATGCATTACACTATGATAAAATGCCGGATCGATTAGTTTCAGTATTTGCTGGCCAAGACAAAGAAGCAACTCAACAAGCACGTGATTATTTTGGAGGTTATGCACCTTCAAGCCCTTCATTTGCACTTATGAAAGATGGCAAAATCACAGAAATGATTGAACGTCATCAAATTGAAGGCCATGACATTATGGATGTAATAACACAAATCCAAAACTTATTTGAAAAATATTGTGAAGAACGATAA